The following coding sequences lie in one Spirosoma sp. KUDC1026 genomic window:
- a CDS encoding pentapeptide repeat-containing protein, whose protein sequence is MEYFNQMFAPSDTLPDCWNGQDFEQCTFRNLDLSRTSLSGANFINCRFDACVLTQAEVKNAKLYDVNFASCKLMYVDFGACNPFGFHVDFEDCQLDYAIFLDRKLKKSRFVDCSLREVQFLNCDLTGTVFGRCNLELARFEKNNLSQVDFSSSYNLGLDPDENKLKKARFSLHNLPGLLKKYDLIITE, encoded by the coding sequence ATGGAGTATTTTAACCAGATGTTTGCCCCGTCTGATACCCTGCCGGACTGCTGGAACGGACAGGATTTTGAACAATGTACGTTTCGAAACCTGGATTTATCGCGAACCAGTCTGAGCGGGGCTAACTTTATCAACTGCCGGTTTGACGCCTGTGTGCTGACGCAGGCCGAGGTAAAAAACGCCAAACTCTACGACGTCAATTTTGCGTCCTGTAAACTGATGTACGTTGATTTTGGTGCCTGTAATCCTTTCGGGTTCCACGTAGATTTTGAGGACTGCCAGCTCGACTACGCCATTTTTCTGGATCGAAAGCTCAAAAAAAGCCGATTTGTTGACTGTTCCCTCCGGGAGGTTCAGTTTCTGAACTGCGATCTGACAGGAACTGTATTCGGTCGGTGTAACCTGGAGCTGGCGCGCTTTGAGAAGAATAACCTAAGCCAGGTCGATTTTTCCAGCTCGTATAACCTTGGTCTGGACCCAGATGAGAACAAACTGAAAAAGGCCCGCTTCTCCCTGCATAATTTACCCGGTCTATTGAAAAAATACGACCTGATCATTACAGAATAA